One window from the genome of Cyclobacterium amurskyense encodes:
- the rpsA gene encoding 30S ribosomal protein S1, with amino-acid sequence MSNQEDFNWDKFETKGFGEGYTKAEREEMENLYDNTLTEITEKEVITGTVVGINDKDVIINIGFKSDGLVPLNEFRDIEGLKIGDEVELFIEEQENSLGQLVLSRKKAKMVKAWQTIEEALEQDNVIEGLVKRRTKGGLIVDIYGVEAFLPGSQIDVKPIRDFDIYVGKKMEVKVVKINHANDNVVVSHKVLIEKDLEKQKAEILNNLEKGQVLEGIIKNMTNFGVFIDLGGVDGLLHITDISWGRINHPEEVLNLDDKVQVVVLDFDDDKKRISLGMKQLTAHPWDSLSATLEVGSKVKGKIVNVADYGAFLELAPGVEGLIHVSEMSWSQHLRNPADFVKVSDEIEAVVLTLDKEERKMSLGIKQLTEDPWTKQEMSTKYAIGTKHKGIVRNLTNFGLFLELEEGIDGLVHVSDLSWTKKIKHPSEFVKVSDELDVIVLELDLDSRRLALGHKQLEENPWDTFENVFPIGSTHKCSIISKNDKGAVLELPYGLEGFATTKNLEKEDGSQADAGESLDFTVIEFSKDDKRIVLSHTATFKEEAMPKATTKKASSPKKKAASSTDSGAGAEKSTLGDLDALSALKEKMDQGKK; translated from the coding sequence ATGTCAAATCAAGAAGATTTTAATTGGGACAAATTTGAAACCAAGGGTTTTGGAGAAGGCTACACCAAAGCTGAGAGAGAGGAAATGGAAAACCTCTACGACAATACCCTTACTGAGATTACAGAAAAAGAAGTTATCACAGGTACCGTAGTTGGTATCAATGATAAGGATGTAATCATAAACATTGGTTTCAAATCAGATGGACTAGTTCCTCTAAATGAATTCCGTGATATTGAAGGTTTGAAAATCGGTGATGAAGTAGAATTATTCATCGAGGAGCAGGAGAATTCATTGGGTCAGTTAGTTCTTTCCCGTAAGAAAGCCAAGATGGTGAAAGCTTGGCAAACCATTGAGGAAGCATTGGAGCAAGACAATGTGATCGAAGGTTTGGTTAAGAGAAGAACCAAAGGTGGATTGATCGTTGATATCTATGGTGTAGAAGCCTTCTTACCTGGATCTCAAATCGACGTTAAACCTATCAGAGATTTTGATATCTATGTAGGCAAAAAGATGGAAGTTAAAGTGGTGAAAATAAACCACGCTAATGATAACGTTGTTGTTTCACACAAAGTCTTGATCGAAAAAGATCTTGAGAAACAAAAAGCTGAAATCCTTAACAACCTTGAAAAAGGTCAAGTACTTGAAGGTATTATCAAAAACATGACCAATTTCGGTGTATTCATCGATTTGGGTGGTGTAGATGGTTTACTTCATATTACAGATATTTCTTGGGGACGTATCAATCATCCAGAAGAAGTGCTTAACCTTGACGACAAAGTTCAGGTAGTAGTACTAGACTTTGATGATGATAAGAAAAGAATTTCTTTGGGTATGAAGCAATTGACTGCTCATCCTTGGGATTCTCTTTCTGCTACTTTGGAAGTTGGTTCTAAAGTTAAAGGTAAGATTGTAAACGTAGCTGACTACGGTGCATTCCTTGAATTGGCTCCTGGCGTTGAAGGTTTGATTCACGTATCTGAAATGTCTTGGTCACAACACTTAAGAAATCCAGCTGACTTCGTGAAAGTTAGTGACGAGATCGAAGCTGTTGTTCTTACTTTAGACAAAGAAGAGCGTAAGATGTCTTTAGGTATCAAACAACTTACTGAAGACCCTTGGACTAAACAAGAAATGTCTACCAAATATGCTATCGGTACCAAACATAAAGGTATTGTTAGAAACCTTACCAACTTCGGTCTTTTCTTAGAGCTTGAAGAAGGTATCGACGGATTGGTTCACGTATCTGATTTATCTTGGACTAAAAAGATCAAGCATCCATCAGAATTTGTGAAAGTAAGTGACGAATTGGATGTTATCGTTCTAGAATTAGATCTTGATAGCAGAAGATTGGCACTTGGGCACAAACAATTGGAAGAAAACCCTTGGGATACTTTCGAAAATGTGTTCCCAATTGGATCTACTCATAAATGCTCTATCATCTCTAAAAATGATAAAGGAGCTGTACTTGAATTGCCTTACGGTCTTGAAGGATTTGCTACTACCAAAAATCTTGAAAAAGAGGACGGAAGCCAAGCAGATGCAGGTGAAAGCCTTGACTTCACTGTAATTGAGTTTTCTAAAGACGACAAGCGAATAGTACTTTCTCACACTGCTACCTTCAAAGAAGAAGCAATGCCTAAAGCTACTACTAAGAAAGCGAGCAGTCCTAAAAAGAAAGCTGCAAGCAGCACTGACAGTGGAGCTGGCGCAGAAAAATCTACATTAGGAGATTTGGATGCATTGTCTGCATTGAAAGAAAAAATGGATCAGGGTAAAAAATAA
- a CDS encoding TonB-dependent receptor has product MNLIRYQALLLMLFALFLYSPVRGQKRGVVTGRVVAESGVELEFANVGIRKISLGGVTDQNGSFSIQNVPYGEHILTASMIGFEPKQIKIEVSANKSGESYLFTLNETAGALGEVVVSGTMKEVSKLDSPVPVEVYLANFFRANPTPSVFESLQNVNGVRPQINCNVCNTGDIHINGLEGPYTMVLIDGMPIVSGLSSVYGLTGIPQALIERVEVVKGPASTLYGSEAVGGLINIITKKPSSAPLLTADVFSTDWADVNADLGLRYNLSDKTQGLLGVNYFNYQNALDKNEDGFTDVTLQNRISVFNKFNFGRKSGKNFSVAGRYVYEDRWGGEMDWSSEYRGGDEIYAESIYTSRWEMFGVYQLPVEEDLNFQFSTNGHKQNSVYGDTPYIADQYIGFGQLTWNKPLKYHDLLFGMAYRYTYYDDNTPATATENEINEPSITHLPGAFIQDEITFNETHKILLGMRYDYNSLHGSIVSPRINYKWTSKNKQDVIRLSLGNGYRVANVFTEDHAALTGAREVVFEEELDPETSWNANLNLVKKIYTASQVYIGLDASAFYTYFNNAILPDYETDPNKIIYGNLDGSAVSKGASLNVEMSWLNGLNIIVGGTLMDVSVTENDVTYRQLLTERFSGVWSVGYTISSIDLTVDYTGNLYGPMRLPLLGDLDDRPAYSPWYSLQNLQLTKQLNTKWEVYAGVKNLLDFTPASNSIARSFDPFDRNVLFGTDGQVIPTAENPNALTFDPSYVYAPNQGRRAFLGIRFTLD; this is encoded by the coding sequence ATGAATCTAATAAGATACCAAGCGCTATTGCTAATGCTTTTTGCATTGTTTTTATATTCCCCTGTTAGAGGGCAAAAAAGAGGAGTGGTGACTGGTAGAGTGGTCGCTGAATCAGGCGTAGAACTGGAATTTGCCAATGTGGGAATACGTAAAATTTCTTTAGGAGGAGTGACGGATCAAAATGGTTCTTTCTCTATTCAGAATGTCCCATATGGTGAGCATATATTAACGGCATCGATGATAGGCTTTGAACCAAAGCAAATTAAGATAGAAGTTTCTGCAAATAAATCAGGGGAGTCTTACTTATTTACCTTAAATGAAACTGCGGGAGCTTTGGGGGAGGTAGTGGTTTCAGGAACCATGAAAGAGGTTTCAAAATTGGATAGTCCGGTACCTGTAGAAGTCTATTTAGCCAATTTTTTCCGAGCCAATCCCACACCTTCTGTTTTCGAGTCTCTTCAGAATGTAAATGGAGTCCGTCCCCAAATAAATTGTAATGTATGCAATACAGGGGACATCCATATCAATGGACTTGAAGGTCCTTATACCATGGTTTTGATAGATGGTATGCCCATTGTAAGTGGGCTGTCTTCAGTATATGGTTTGACGGGTATTCCACAAGCGCTTATTGAAAGGGTAGAGGTGGTTAAAGGTCCGGCTTCTACTTTGTATGGATCAGAGGCAGTGGGTGGATTGATAAATATTATTACCAAAAAGCCCTCATCTGCTCCCTTACTGACTGCAGATGTTTTCAGTACAGACTGGGCTGATGTCAATGCAGATTTGGGATTGCGATACAATTTGTCCGATAAAACCCAAGGGCTTTTAGGTGTGAATTATTTTAACTACCAAAATGCTTTGGACAAGAATGAGGATGGCTTTACTGATGTAACCTTGCAGAATAGAATTTCTGTATTTAATAAATTTAATTTTGGGAGGAAATCTGGCAAGAACTTTTCTGTAGCTGGGCGTTATGTCTATGAAGACAGATGGGGAGGGGAAATGGATTGGTCTTCTGAATACCGTGGAGGGGATGAGATCTATGCGGAAAGTATTTATACCAGCCGTTGGGAAATGTTTGGGGTATACCAACTTCCTGTTGAGGAAGACCTCAACTTTCAATTTAGCACCAATGGACACAAGCAAAATTCTGTTTATGGTGACACTCCTTATATAGCGGATCAATACATTGGTTTTGGCCAACTAACCTGGAATAAACCCTTGAAATACCATGATCTATTGTTTGGCATGGCCTACAGGTATACCTATTATGATGACAATACTCCAGCTACAGCTACAGAAAATGAAATAAACGAGCCCTCAATCACTCATTTGCCGGGGGCTTTTATCCAAGATGAAATTACTTTCAATGAGACCCACAAAATATTATTAGGGATGCGCTATGATTATAATAGTCTGCATGGAAGTATTGTTTCACCAAGGATAAATTACAAATGGACCTCCAAGAATAAACAAGATGTGATTAGGTTAAGTCTGGGAAATGGATACCGTGTAGCCAATGTCTTTACTGAAGATCATGCAGCACTTACCGGAGCAAGGGAAGTAGTATTTGAGGAGGAGCTTGATCCAGAAACCTCTTGGAATGCCAATTTAAACCTTGTAAAGAAGATCTACACAGCCAGTCAAGTTTATATTGGCTTGGACGCATCAGCATTTTATACGTATTTCAACAATGCCATATTGCCTGATTACGAGACAGATCCGAATAAGATAATTTATGGTAACTTAGATGGGTCAGCGGTTTCTAAAGGAGCCTCTTTAAATGTAGAGATGTCCTGGTTGAATGGTTTGAATATCATAGTGGGAGGTACGCTCATGGACGTTTCAGTTACAGAAAATGATGTTACTTACAGGCAATTGCTTACTGAAAGATTTAGTGGGGTATGGAGTGTAGGTTATACCATTTCTTCCATTGATTTGACCGTGGATTATACAGGAAACCTTTATGGCCCTATGAGGTTACCATTATTGGGAGATCTAGATGATCGCCCAGCTTATTCCCCTTGGTATAGTCTACAGAATTTACAACTTACCAAACAATTAAATACTAAATGGGAAGTATATGCAGGGGTGAAAAATCTACTAGATTTCACCCCTGCATCTAACAGTATAGCAAGGTCCTTTGATCCTTTTGACCGCAATGTTTTATTTGGGACGGATGGACAGGTGATTCCTACCGCCGAAAACCCAAATGCGCTTACCTTTGATCCTTCCTATGTTTACGCACCCAATCAGGGTAGGAGGGCTTTTTTGGGGATAAGGTTTACATTAGATTAA
- a CDS encoding thioredoxin family protein, whose translation MIRSVTIYTFLLMAFLVVNAKGQSLSWTLIENLEDSLRAKPKPIMVFIHTDWCKYCKMQEKVTFNDQELINLLNRDFYSVKLDAEGEIDLKFMGRTYKGGSSKDYHELSKMLGMKNGKLLFPTTVFYSPTSQGLSKFQGFQQAGDLKAIIKKFEAGI comes from the coding sequence ATGATTAGATCAGTTACTATATATACCTTTTTACTGATGGCATTTCTCGTTGTAAATGCCAAAGGACAAAGCCTTAGCTGGACCTTAATAGAGAATCTTGAGGATAGTTTAAGGGCCAAGCCAAAGCCAATAATGGTTTTTATTCATACGGATTGGTGTAAATATTGCAAAATGCAAGAGAAGGTCACCTTCAATGATCAAGAATTAATTAATTTACTCAACCGAGATTTTTATTCTGTGAAATTAGATGCAGAAGGTGAAATCGATTTGAAGTTTATGGGCCGAACTTATAAAGGAGGATCATCGAAAGATTACCATGAATTGTCGAAAATGTTAGGCATGAAAAACGGGAAATTGTTGTTCCCTACAACTGTATTTTATTCTCCAACTTCACAAGGTTTGAGTAAGTTTCAAGGTTTTCAGCAAGCTGGGGATTTGAAAGCCATTATTAAGAAATTTGAAGCAGGTATTTAG
- a CDS encoding c-type cytochrome translates to MSIKRSILGVSIRVCHLLVLIFLFSGIQAYAVDPEIPDSEEAISAGQSIFNANCKTCHRLDQKLVGPALRGVTDRRELDWTKQFITNSQVLIQGGDATAVALFKEFNNTVMPSHDFLSEEDLTNLLSYIEFGDKADPAAAAAGTAEGGVATGSGGGIPNEYLTIILVVLVIVLVLVLVVLGLIVSVLTKYMNKNENLDEEDKAFINQKTDYKGIFKSDGMIIIVTAIVLAFVVKTAINGLYTVGVQQGYAPSQPIAYSHELHAGQYEIPCQYCHTGVEIGKSANIPSANICMNCHMHIQNVEGKDGISPEIAKIYDAVDNNKPIEWVRVHNLPDLAYFNHSQHVVVGGVECQTCHGPIEEMEVVSQHSALTMGWCIDCHRNTEITTQGNEYYDKLVQLHSESKDALKVKDIGGLECAKCHY, encoded by the coding sequence ATGTCGATCAAACGCTCAATATTAGGGGTTTCAATTCGCGTATGCCATCTGTTGGTCCTGATATTCCTATTTTCAGGAATTCAGGCATATGCGGTGGACCCTGAAATTCCGGATAGCGAAGAAGCTATATCCGCGGGTCAGTCCATTTTTAATGCCAACTGTAAAACCTGCCATAGACTGGATCAGAAATTGGTCGGTCCGGCACTTAGAGGAGTCACCGATAGAAGGGAATTGGACTGGACAAAACAATTTATCACCAACTCTCAGGTATTGATTCAAGGTGGAGATGCAACAGCCGTAGCTCTGTTTAAAGAATTTAACAATACGGTGATGCCTTCTCACGACTTTTTGAGTGAAGAGGATCTTACAAATTTACTTTCTTACATAGAGTTCGGTGACAAAGCCGATCCAGCTGCAGCTGCTGCTGGTACTGCTGAAGGGGGAGTGGCTACAGGTTCTGGAGGAGGAATTCCAAACGAATACCTTACCATAATCTTGGTTGTCCTTGTTATCGTCTTGGTTCTTGTTTTGGTTGTATTGGGACTGATTGTTTCAGTATTGACTAAATACATGAACAAAAATGAGAATCTGGATGAGGAAGATAAAGCTTTTATCAACCAAAAGACAGATTACAAAGGCATCTTTAAAAGTGATGGCATGATCATCATTGTTACGGCCATAGTGCTCGCTTTCGTAGTAAAGACAGCGATCAACGGCTTGTACACAGTGGGAGTTCAGCAAGGTTATGCACCTAGCCAGCCTATTGCTTATTCTCACGAACTTCATGCTGGTCAGTATGAAATCCCTTGCCAATATTGCCATACAGGAGTAGAGATTGGAAAGTCTGCAAATATTCCTTCGGCTAATATTTGTATGAATTGCCATATGCACATTCAAAATGTGGAAGGCAAAGATGGGATATCTCCTGAAATAGCTAAAATATATGACGCTGTAGATAATAATAAACCTATTGAATGGGTCAGGGTACATAACCTTCCTGATTTGGCTTACTTTAATCACTCTCAACACGTAGTTGTTGGTGGAGTTGAGTGCCAAACTTGTCATGGACCTATAGAGGAAATGGAAGTTGTTTCACAGCACAGTGCATTGACTATGGGTTGGTGTATCGACTGTCACAGGAATACAGAAATTACCACTCAGGGCAATGAGTATTATGATAAACTCGTGCAACTGCATTCAGAATCTAAAGATGCTTTGAAAGTCAAAGACATTGGCGGTTTGGAATGTGCAAAGTGTCACTATTAA
- a CDS encoding TAT-variant-translocated molybdopterin oxidoreductase → MKENKKTYWKGLEQLTNDPEFVKNADQEFPGFTSKSNQKEDGSSTRRDFLKMMGFSVAAASLAACEAPVRKAIPYVNKPVDINPSVPNYYASTFSKGGDYASIVVKTREGRPIKIDGNKLSPITNGGTNAIVEGSVLSLYDDARLKAPQIAGKSVEWAAIDGELPAKLKSAGSIKIISNTILSPGTNRAINAFAEQMGNVELITYDPLSNYGITKASETYYGSSILPSYHFEKANVIVSFGADFLGSWISPIEFARQYAKGRKISKENPNMSRHFQFESTLSLTGSNADYRTPITASQSGLAVLALYNLIAKKAGVSSAAGAGVEINHLAKAANELWANKGASLVVSGSNDPNVQVVVHAINELLGNNGSTVDFQTPAFFRKGDDNRMKQFVAELNAGKVGAVIFYNCNPVYDFGGGQEIAAGISKAKVSVSTSEVKDETAALVQYLAPDHHFLESWNDFNPKKGVYSLAQPVISPLFNTRQATESFLKWSGNNTSYYDFLRQDWEASFVARGIEGDFQSFWDKCLHDGIYIMDGASEDGEITVIEATGDIAASASAIGKSYNAQGSGAELIVYTKVGIGSGAFANNPWLQEMPDPISKATWDNYLTVSQKWANENGLKMSEGATKLANVSANGQTFTVPVLVQPGQADGTFGLALGYGRTAAGRVADGVGVNAYALLNANKGFVEYNITEGVSVSLTEESYKIAQTQTHQTYMGRDFVVQEATLGEYQEDASAGRYHPEIYKDGEFVKPSKISLWSGHKYSQHHWGLAIDMNSCIGCAACTVACQVENNVAVVGKQEVLNRREMAWIRIDRYYSSPDGATSNAELEIAADNPEVTFQPMMCQHCNNAPCETVCPVVATTHSSEGLNQMTYNRCIGTRYCANNCPYKVRRFNWFKYHDNKDFAGVNTAQNDDLGKMVLNPDVTVRARGVMEKCSMCVQRIQAGKLTAKRENRKVKDGDINVACAVACPTEALVFGDMNDSQSKVSQLLKIEENSTDAIKEVNEERAYHVLEEINVSPNVWYFTKIRNKDKNEA, encoded by the coding sequence ATGAAAGAAAATAAAAAGACATATTGGAAAGGGTTAGAGCAGCTGACAAACGATCCCGAGTTTGTGAAAAATGCTGATCAGGAATTTCCTGGCTTTACCTCTAAAAGTAATCAAAAGGAAGATGGAAGTTCCACTAGAAGGGACTTTCTTAAAATGATGGGTTTCAGTGTGGCTGCGGCCTCATTGGCGGCTTGTGAAGCTCCAGTTAGGAAAGCCATTCCTTATGTTAACAAACCTGTTGATATCAATCCTTCAGTTCCCAATTATTACGCATCTACCTTTTCTAAAGGAGGAGACTATGCTTCTATCGTGGTTAAAACCAGAGAAGGTAGGCCTATAAAAATCGATGGTAATAAATTGTCACCGATTACAAATGGTGGAACGAATGCCATTGTAGAAGGATCTGTCTTATCACTTTATGATGATGCAAGATTAAAAGCTCCTCAAATAGCTGGCAAGTCTGTTGAATGGGCTGCTATCGATGGAGAACTTCCTGCAAAACTTAAAAGTGCAGGTTCAATAAAAATAATCAGCAATACGATTCTATCTCCTGGTACAAACAGGGCGATAAATGCTTTTGCTGAACAAATGGGTAATGTAGAACTCATTACTTATGATCCACTTTCCAACTATGGTATCACCAAAGCGAGTGAAACCTATTATGGAAGCAGTATACTTCCTTCTTACCATTTTGAGAAGGCCAATGTAATTGTCAGCTTTGGGGCTGATTTTTTAGGTTCATGGATATCTCCAATTGAGTTTGCCAGACAGTACGCCAAAGGGAGGAAGATTTCTAAGGAAAACCCTAACATGTCAAGGCATTTCCAGTTTGAGTCTACCTTGTCCCTTACTGGTTCAAATGCTGATTATCGTACACCTATCACAGCTTCCCAAAGCGGTCTTGCTGTTTTAGCATTGTACAACCTTATAGCTAAAAAAGCTGGTGTAAGTTCTGCAGCAGGTGCTGGTGTAGAGATAAACCATTTAGCAAAAGCTGCAAACGAATTGTGGGCCAATAAAGGCGCCTCACTCGTTGTTTCTGGATCAAATGATCCTAATGTTCAGGTGGTTGTTCATGCCATCAATGAACTTCTAGGAAATAATGGCAGCACAGTTGATTTCCAAACTCCTGCATTTTTCCGTAAAGGAGATGATAACAGGATGAAACAATTTGTTGCTGAATTGAATGCTGGTAAAGTAGGAGCTGTAATTTTTTACAATTGCAATCCTGTTTACGATTTTGGAGGAGGACAAGAAATTGCTGCTGGAATTAGTAAGGCTAAAGTTTCTGTATCTACTTCTGAAGTGAAGGATGAAACGGCTGCTTTGGTTCAATACCTTGCTCCAGATCATCACTTCCTTGAATCTTGGAATGATTTTAATCCTAAAAAAGGAGTTTATAGCTTGGCCCAGCCAGTTATCTCTCCTTTATTTAATACCCGTCAGGCAACTGAAAGTTTCTTAAAGTGGTCAGGAAATAATACTTCTTATTATGATTTCCTACGCCAAGATTGGGAAGCTTCATTTGTTGCAAGAGGAATAGAAGGCGACTTCCAATCTTTTTGGGATAAATGTCTGCACGATGGTATCTATATAATGGACGGTGCTTCAGAAGATGGTGAAATCACTGTCATTGAAGCAACTGGTGATATAGCTGCTTCTGCATCTGCTATTGGCAAATCCTATAATGCTCAGGGTTCAGGTGCTGAACTTATTGTTTATACTAAAGTAGGTATAGGTTCAGGTGCATTTGCCAACAACCCATGGTTGCAGGAAATGCCTGATCCAATTTCAAAAGCTACCTGGGACAATTACCTAACGGTATCTCAAAAGTGGGCCAATGAAAATGGACTTAAGATGAGTGAAGGAGCCACCAAATTGGCAAACGTTTCTGCTAATGGACAAACTTTCACTGTTCCTGTATTGGTTCAGCCAGGACAGGCAGACGGTACATTCGGTCTTGCATTGGGATATGGAAGAACAGCCGCTGGTAGAGTTGCTGATGGTGTAGGTGTTAATGCATATGCCCTTCTAAACGCCAATAAAGGTTTTGTAGAGTACAATATCACTGAAGGTGTAAGTGTAAGTCTTACTGAAGAATCTTACAAAATAGCTCAAACGCAAACGCACCAGACCTATATGGGTAGGGATTTTGTAGTGCAGGAAGCTACTTTGGGAGAATACCAGGAAGATGCTAGCGCTGGAAGATACCACCCAGAGATTTATAAAGACGGTGAATTTGTTAAACCCAGCAAAATTTCACTATGGTCAGGTCATAAATACAGTCAACACCATTGGGGATTGGCAATTGACATGAACTCCTGTATAGGTTGTGCGGCATGTACTGTAGCCTGTCAGGTAGAAAACAACGTAGCTGTTGTAGGTAAGCAAGAAGTGCTTAACAGAAGAGAGATGGCCTGGATAAGAATTGACAGGTACTATAGTTCTCCTGACGGAGCTACTTCTAACGCAGAACTTGAGATAGCTGCTGACAACCCTGAGGTTACTTTCCAACCGATGATGTGTCAGCACTGTAACAATGCACCTTGCGAGACTGTATGTCCAGTAGTGGCTACCACTCACAGTTCTGAAGGACTCAACCAAATGACTTACAACCGTTGTATAGGAACAAGGTATTGTGCCAACAACTGTCCTTATAAAGTAAGAAGATTCAACTGGTTTAAATACCATGACAATAAGGATTTTGCAGGAGTAAATACAGCTCAAAACGATGATTTGGGTAAAATGGTACTTAATCCTGATGTAACTGTAAGAGCGAGGGGTGTGATGGAAAAATGCTCCATGTGTGTACAGCGTATTCAGGCTGGGAAACTGACTGCAAAACGTGAAAACAGGAAGGTCAAGGACGGTGATATTAATGTTGCCTGTGCAGTAGCTTGTCCTACTGAAGCCCTCGTTTTTGGTGACATGAACGATTCTCAATCTAAGGTTTCTCAATTGCTGAAAATCGAAGAGAATTCTACAGATGCTATTAAGGAGGTAAATGAAGAAAGAGCCTACCATGTGTTAGAGGAGATCAATGTTAGCCCTAATGTTTGGTACTTTACCAAAATCAGAAATAAGGACAAAAACGAAGCTTAA
- the nrfD gene encoding NrfD/PsrC family molybdoenzyme membrane anchor subunit, with product MQVTSPVRDPLITGGKTYKDVTNDIARHVEGKPTKGWLLGLAVSLTVLLLGSLALVATLWEGIGMWGLNKTVGWAWDITNFVWWVGIGHAGTLISAVLLLFRQKWRTSINRAAEAMTIFAVICAAVFPLIHMGRPWIGAIWALPLPNTYGSLWVNFNSPLLWDVFAISTYFSVSLVFWYIGLIPDFATIRDRATGMRNTIYGALSFGWDGGAKTWMRYESVSLILAGLATPLVLSVHTIVSFDFATSVIPGWHTTIFPPYFVAGAIFSGFAMVLTLMIVTRKVFKLEDYITMGHIELMNIVIIITGSIVGIAYITEFFIAWYSGVAAEQYAFVNRMFGPYWWAYWSMMTCNVISPQLFWFKKIRTSIVATFILSLIVNIGMWFERFVIIVTSLHRDYLPSSWVMFYPTITDVGVYMFTFGFFFTAFLLFAKFFPVINMAEIKSVLKSSSEKIIK from the coding sequence ATGCAGGTTACTTCACCCGTACGCGATCCGCTAATAACCGGCGGTAAGACTTACAAGGACGTCACCAATGATATTGCTAGGCATGTAGAAGGTAAGCCGACGAAAGGTTGGCTACTTGGATTGGCAGTATCGTTGACTGTACTTTTACTCGGTAGTTTGGCTCTGGTAGCTACCCTTTGGGAAGGAATAGGAATGTGGGGACTTAATAAAACTGTAGGCTGGGCCTGGGACATCACCAATTTTGTGTGGTGGGTAGGTATTGGTCACGCAGGTACCCTTATTTCTGCGGTATTGTTACTTTTTAGACAAAAGTGGAGAACTTCAATTAATAGGGCAGCGGAAGCCATGACCATTTTTGCCGTTATTTGTGCGGCAGTATTCCCTCTGATTCACATGGGTAGACCATGGATTGGAGCGATATGGGCACTTCCTTTGCCAAATACCTATGGTTCTTTATGGGTGAACTTTAACTCACCTTTACTATGGGATGTTTTCGCCATATCAACTTATTTCTCGGTGTCTCTTGTTTTCTGGTATATCGGTTTGATTCCTGATTTTGCTACCATTAGAGATAGAGCTACCGGAATGAGAAATACCATATATGGTGCTTTGAGTTTCGGATGGGACGGAGGAGCAAAAACCTGGATGAGATATGAAAGTGTTTCACTTATTCTTGCTGGTTTGGCTACACCTCTTGTACTTTCTGTACACACGATTGTATCCTTTGACTTTGCCACCTCAGTAATTCCTGGATGGCATACTACTATCTTCCCTCCCTACTTCGTTGCGGGGGCGATATTTTCAGGATTTGCAATGGTATTGACCCTTATGATTGTAACCCGAAAGGTATTTAAGCTTGAGGATTACATTACCATGGGTCACATCGAATTGATGAATATTGTAATCATCATCACAGGTTCCATAGTAGGTATTGCTTATATCACGGAATTCTTTATCGCTTGGTATTCTGGTGTAGCTGCAGAACAATATGCATTTGTGAACAGAATGTTTGGTCCTTACTGGTGGGCATACTGGTCTATGATGACTTGTAATGTTATTTCTCCTCAGTTATTCTGGTTCAAAAAGATTAGAACTTCAATAGTTGCCACTTTCATACTTTCATTGATAGTAAATATCGGGATGTGGTTTGAAAGATTTGTTATTATTGTTACATCGCTCCACAGGGATTATCTTCCTTCTTCATGGGTGATGTTCTATCCTACGATAACAGACGTTGGCGTATACATGTTTACCTTTGGTTTCTTCTTCACAGCATTCTTATTGTTTGCCAAGTTCTTCCCAGTGATCAACATGGCTGAGATCAAATCTGTATTGAAATCTTCATCTGAAAAAATAATTAAATAA
- a CDS encoding DUF3341 domain-containing protein has protein sequence MERDKNFILGIFDDEDILKNAVREIRAAGIKIHEVFSPYPVHGLEDELGYKRSRLPIAAFLFGLLGTTLALTMQFYMMKFDWPMIIGGKDHAAFPDFIPVTFELTVLVAAFGMVGVFMISSNLKPWGQPRIFDLRSTDDKHVMAIDIANNAAVDLEIIKGALKNSGATEVNSKSFE, from the coding sequence ATGGAAAGAGACAAGAACTTTATCCTGGGGATCTTTGATGATGAGGACATTCTTAAGAATGCTGTCAGAGAGATAAGAGCTGCAGGAATTAAAATACACGAGGTATTTTCTCCCTATCCGGTTCACGGATTAGAAGACGAATTGGGCTATAAAAGAAGCCGATTGCCAATTGCCGCATTTCTATTTGGTCTTTTAGGAACTACCTTGGCATTGACCATGCAGTTTTATATGATGAAATTTGACTGGCCAATGATAATTGGTGGTAAGGATCACGCCGCTTTTCCTGATTTCATTCCTGTTACTTTCGAATTAACAGTTTTAGTAGCTGCTTTCGGAATGGTTGGAGTGTTTATGATCAGTAGTAACCTTAAGCCTTGGGGTCAACCTAGAATTTTTGATCTTAGAAGTACAGATGACAAGCACGTTATGGCAATTGATATTGCGAATAATGCTGCAGTTGATTTGGAAATAATTAAAGGTGCTCTGAAAAATTCAGGGGCAACGGAGGTGAACAGTAAAAGTTTTGAATAA